In Capillimicrobium parvum, a genomic segment contains:
- a CDS encoding phosphatase PAP2 family protein, translating to MERRRLGYPFSLAGARGQLRDFRRFHSMDGAGSTTRHSRDRGEDRYVVPVLAAPRRGRAERFARALHGRHPVLVFLAAALAGLAVLAALSIGLGLLVTHVLVQTAGIGSADDGFVRDLAQHRTGFETDASAVGSMVGGAPVLPILVGLIAIVCAIKRYWRVAAFAVFVLALESATYRITTLAAPRDRPHVHRLEGLPADASYPSGHTAASIAVYAGLVLLITSRIRTTWVRVAAWALAVAIPAFVAMSRMYRGMHHPLDVAGGAVIGIGAIVVLVFACRAAGAASLLRSEPSARRVAPSGARSDRGTVTAA from the coding sequence ATGGAACGTCGAAGGCTCGGGTACCCGTTCAGCCTGGCGGGGGCACGTGGTCAATTGCGTGACTTCAGGAGGTTTCACAGCATGGATGGCGCCGGATCGACGACACGACACAGTCGTGACCGCGGCGAAGATCGTTACGTCGTGCCCGTCCTCGCCGCTCCGCGGCGCGGGCGCGCCGAGCGCTTCGCCCGCGCGCTGCACGGTCGCCACCCCGTGCTGGTGTTCCTCGCAGCCGCGCTGGCCGGACTGGCGGTGCTCGCAGCCCTGTCGATCGGCCTCGGGCTGCTCGTGACCCACGTGCTCGTGCAGACGGCGGGCATCGGCTCCGCCGACGACGGGTTCGTCCGTGATCTGGCGCAGCATCGGACCGGTTTCGAGACGGACGCCTCCGCGGTCGGCTCCATGGTCGGCGGCGCGCCCGTCCTGCCGATCCTCGTCGGCCTGATCGCCATCGTCTGCGCGATCAAGCGGTACTGGCGCGTGGCGGCGTTCGCCGTGTTCGTGCTCGCCCTCGAATCGGCGACGTACCGCATCACGACCCTGGCCGCCCCGCGCGACCGGCCGCACGTCCACCGCCTGGAGGGCCTGCCCGCCGACGCCAGCTACCCCTCGGGTCACACCGCGGCCTCGATCGCCGTCTACGCCGGGCTGGTCCTGCTGATCACGTCGCGGATCCGGACGACGTGGGTCCGGGTCGCTGCGTGGGCGCTCGCCGTCGCGATCCCCGCCTTCGTCGCGATGTCGCGCATGTACCGCGGCATGCATCACCCGCTCGACGTCGCCGGCGGCGCCGTGATCGGCATCGGCGCGATCGTCGTCCTGGTGTTCGCGTGCCGGGCCGCCGGGGCGGCGAGCCTGTTGCGGTCCGAGCCCTCCGCGCGCCGGGTCGCGCCCTCGGGCGCCCGGAGCGACCGCGGGACGGTGACGGCGGCATGA
- a CDS encoding phosphatase PAP2 family protein, protein MPVLVLLAAILLAAAVAGLVVLGLPRGGAARPSSTVGVAREAGRDAARHPRLRRLLGARLDPDAATGLALTAALVAIVSLGLLLAVVAFLVRRGNGPIGLDEAAAEWSHRHATAWSTDVLSAVTDLGAPRTIIGLAVVLAVVETIRTRDAWIVPFLLLVVGGNALLTTTIKDLADRVRPALNPAAEALGPSFPSGHSSWSAAFFAAAALILGRGRSRATRAALAAAAAGLAVGVATTRVLLDVHWLSDVVAGLALGGAWFAVCAIAFGGRLLRFGASARAVDAAARSGDQAPVAASEDVSSRA, encoded by the coding sequence ATGCCCGTCCTCGTCCTCCTCGCCGCCATCCTGCTGGCCGCCGCCGTCGCGGGACTCGTGGTCCTGGGACTGCCGCGGGGCGGCGCCGCGCGTCCGTCCTCCACCGTGGGAGTGGCCCGCGAGGCGGGCCGGGACGCGGCGCGCCACCCCCGGCTGCGACGCCTCCTCGGGGCGCGTCTGGACCCGGATGCGGCGACCGGCCTCGCGCTCACCGCGGCGCTCGTCGCGATCGTGTCGCTCGGCCTGCTGCTCGCCGTCGTCGCGTTCCTCGTGCGCCGAGGGAACGGTCCCATCGGCCTCGACGAGGCGGCCGCCGAATGGAGCCACCGCCACGCGACGGCCTGGAGCACGGACGTGCTGAGCGCGGTCACGGACCTGGGAGCGCCGCGGACGATCATCGGGCTGGCGGTCGTGCTGGCGGTCGTCGAGACGATCCGGACCCGCGATGCGTGGATCGTCCCGTTCCTGCTGCTCGTCGTGGGCGGCAACGCGCTGCTGACCACCACGATCAAGGACCTCGCCGACCGGGTCCGGCCGGCGCTGAATCCCGCGGCGGAGGCGCTGGGACCGTCGTTTCCGAGCGGTCACTCCTCCTGGTCGGCGGCGTTCTTCGCCGCGGCCGCGCTGATTCTGGGGCGGGGACGCTCGCGTGCGACCCGGGCGGCGCTGGCCGCCGCGGCGGCCGGCCTCGCCGTCGGCGTGGCGACGACGCGCGTCCTGCTCGACGTCCACTGGCTCAGCGACGTCGTCGCGGGACTGGCGCTCGGAGGCGCCTGGTTCGCGGTGTGCGCGATCGCCTTCGGCGGGCGCCTCCTGCGCTTCGGTGCATCGGCGCGCGCGGTCGATGCGGCGGCGCGCAGCGGCGATCAGGCGCCCGTGGCGGCTAGCGAAGACGTGTCCAGCCGCGCTTGA
- a CDS encoding ketopantoate reductase family protein, producing the protein MAGGETAVLVVGGGAIGGVIAALLEGTVGRVVVLDPAAEHVARMRDPGLRVGLDGGERVVRVVRLDARARAQELDEDFDLALVTVKAAHLEAALTPLAAAGVARAYVSLGNGLVHDRIGALVGEDRLIVGVVEWGATNLGPGRVARTSPGGFVVGEPDGRVRDRTRLLAGVLAAVGPVKMSENAVGTVWSKLLVNSTMSALGAASGLLTGEVLADADGRRAAVGLWREGCAVAAASGVRLEPVWGEDPVALVAGDDAGARLQRTFAPVAGTKASMLQDLERGARPEVAVINGAVAARAGELGVPAPLNARVAEIIEAIARGERAGGRDVFVTIARRRET; encoded by the coding sequence ATGGCGGGCGGCGAAACGGCGGTTCTGGTGGTGGGCGGCGGGGCGATCGGCGGTGTGATCGCGGCGCTGCTCGAAGGCACGGTGGGGCGGGTCGTGGTGCTCGATCCGGCGGCCGAGCACGTCGCGCGGATGCGCGACCCGGGGCTGCGGGTCGGGCTCGACGGCGGGGAGCGCGTCGTGCGAGTCGTGCGCCTCGACGCGCGGGCGCGCGCGCAGGAGCTCGACGAGGACTTCGACCTCGCGCTCGTCACGGTGAAGGCGGCGCACCTCGAGGCGGCGCTGACGCCGCTGGCCGCGGCGGGCGTCGCGCGCGCGTACGTCTCGCTCGGCAACGGGCTGGTGCACGACCGCATCGGCGCGCTGGTCGGCGAGGACCGGCTGATCGTCGGCGTCGTCGAGTGGGGGGCGACGAACCTCGGGCCCGGGCGGGTGGCGCGCACGTCGCCCGGCGGCTTCGTCGTGGGCGAGCCGGACGGCCGGGTCCGCGACCGCACGCGGCTTCTCGCCGGCGTGCTAGCGGCCGTCGGCCCGGTGAAGATGTCCGAGAACGCGGTCGGGACCGTGTGGTCCAAGCTGCTGGTCAACAGCACGATGTCGGCGCTCGGCGCGGCGTCCGGGTTGCTGACCGGCGAGGTGCTGGCCGACGCGGACGGCCGCCGCGCGGCGGTCGGGCTGTGGCGCGAGGGGTGCGCGGTCGCGGCGGCGAGCGGGGTGCGTCTCGAGCCGGTGTGGGGCGAGGATCCGGTCGCGCTCGTGGCGGGCGACGACGCCGGCGCGCGGCTGCAGCGCACGTTCGCGCCGGTCGCCGGGACGAAGGCGTCGATGTTGCAGGATCTCGAGCGCGGCGCGCGTCCGGAGGTGGCGGTCATCAACGGGGCGGTGGCCGCGCGCGCAGGGGAGCTCGGGGTCCCGGCGCCGCTGAACGCGCGCGTCGCGGAGATCATCGAAGCGATCGCGCGCGGCGAGCGGGCAGGCGGCCGCGATGTGTTCGTCACGATCGCGCGCCGCCGGGAGACATGA
- a CDS encoding beta-propeller fold lactonase family protein, which produces MVSRMRRFAGIAVVLALGVTLLPASASGALRQLSGPAGCLVDRSMPAGQCTAVRALRGPGPFEGSNAVAVSPDGRYVYVAAARSNAVAILRRDRRSGRLTQARGARGCIAAGGAGGCATAEVLGWPNSVAMSPDGRDVYVTSRDSDAVTVFRRDARTGALTEAGCVAAGGAGSCAAGRGLDGPDVVVVSPDGRNVYVGAFSGNAVAVLARDRSTGALSQASGTSGCVAADATEGCATGLALTAVEGMAVSRDGRSVYAASAISGAVAVFARDRSTGTLAQATDGSGCLVTGPAAGCTPARRLAGANAVALSPDDHAVYVTSLLSNSVTAFARSGTGQLTQLVESFGCVVFGPPRGCTPGRALKAPEGVAVAPDGRSVYVAAFSSGAVDVLRRLSPSGGILPRAGRGGCVARDGSSGCERGRRLRGVSSVAVSPDGRHLYATAFASSAVAVFRTG; this is translated from the coding sequence ATGGTCTCTCGCATGCGCCGCTTTGCCGGCATCGCCGTGGTCCTCGCTCTGGGCGTCACGCTCCTGCCCGCCTCGGCCTCCGGCGCGCTGCGCCAGCTGTCCGGGCCGGCGGGGTGCCTCGTCGACCGCTCCATGCCGGCCGGGCAGTGCACGGCGGTGCGGGCGCTGCGCGGGCCCGGCCCGTTCGAAGGGTCGAACGCCGTGGCCGTCAGCCCGGACGGCCGCTACGTCTATGTCGCCGCGGCCCGCAGCAACGCGGTCGCGATCCTGCGGCGCGACCGGCGCAGCGGCCGGCTCACGCAGGCGCGGGGCGCGCGCGGGTGCATCGCTGCGGGCGGCGCCGGCGGGTGCGCGACGGCAGAGGTCCTCGGCTGGCCGAACTCGGTCGCGATGAGCCCGGACGGGCGCGACGTCTACGTGACCTCGCGCGACAGCGACGCCGTGACGGTCTTCCGGCGCGACGCGAGGACCGGCGCGCTGACCGAGGCCGGCTGCGTCGCGGCCGGCGGCGCCGGCTCCTGCGCGGCGGGCCGGGGGCTCGACGGGCCGGACGTGGTCGTGGTGAGCCCCGACGGCCGCAACGTGTACGTGGGGGCGTTCAGCGGCAACGCGGTGGCGGTGCTCGCGCGCGACCGCTCGACCGGCGCGCTGTCGCAGGCGTCCGGCACGTCGGGCTGCGTCGCGGCGGACGCGACGGAGGGCTGCGCGACGGGCCTGGCGCTGACCGCGGTGGAAGGCATGGCGGTCAGCCGCGACGGGCGCAGCGTGTACGCGGCGAGCGCGATCAGCGGCGCGGTCGCGGTGTTCGCCCGCGACCGTTCGACCGGCACGCTCGCCCAGGCGACGGACGGCAGCGGCTGCCTGGTGACGGGCCCGGCCGCCGGCTGCACCCCTGCGCGGCGGCTCGCGGGAGCGAACGCGGTGGCGCTGAGTCCCGACGACCACGCGGTCTACGTGACGTCGCTGCTGAGCAACAGCGTGACGGCGTTCGCGCGGTCGGGGACCGGCCAGCTGACGCAGCTCGTCGAGTCGTTCGGCTGCGTCGTGTTCGGCCCGCCGCGCGGGTGCACGCCCGGCCGCGCGCTCAAGGCGCCGGAGGGCGTCGCCGTCGCGCCGGACGGCCGCTCCGTCTACGTCGCCGCGTTCTCGTCGGGGGCGGTCGACGTGCTGCGCCGGCTGTCGCCGTCGGGCGGCATCCTGCCGCGGGCCGGGCGCGGCGGATGCGTCGCCCGCGACGGCAGCTCGGGCTGCGAGCGGGGCCGGCGACTGCGCGGCGTGAGCTCGGTGGCGGTCAGCCCGGACGGGCGCCACCTGTACGCGACCGCGTTCGCCAGCAGCGCGGTGGCGGTGTTCCGGACCGGCTGA